Below is a genomic region from Lysobacter terrestris.
TCGACACGGTCACCGCGAACGGCAGTGGCGCGTGCGCGACGCGCTCGCGGATCCGATAGGCGACTTCCGCGGCGCCGTCCAGCGCGCTGCCGGGCAGGTACACCAGGATCTCCTCGCCGCCGAAGCGCACGGCGATGTCGCTCTTGCGGATCGATTCGGTGACCGCATCGGCGACTGCGCGCAGCGCCTGGTCGCCAGCCAAATGGCCGTGCACGTCGTTGACCAGCTTGAAGTGGTCGATGTCGAGCAGCAGCAGGGTGTACGGCGTGCGCTCCGACGGGTCGCGGGTGAGCGTTTCCGCCAGCATCTCCTCCATCGCCGCGCGATTGAGCAGGCCGGTGAGCGGATCGCGCGTGGCGCTGCGCAGCAGCTCTTCATGCCGGCGTTGGAGTTCGGCGCGCGCCTGCTCGGCATGGCGGGCCGCCGCTTCACGCGCGCTCAGCTGCTGCCCCTGCTCCAGCATCAGCCGGCGCAGCTCGAGCAGGTGCTGGGTCTGCCGGGCGAGCAGTTCCAGTCCTTCCACCTGTGCGGAAGTGAGGTGGCGCGGCTCGACGTCGGCGACGCTCAGCGTGCCCAGCGGATGTCCGTCCGGGCTCAGCAGCGGCACGCCGGCATAGAAGCGCGGCGGCCGGCCGCCCAGGCGCCGGCGCTTGGCCGCGGGAATCGGGTCGAGATCAAGGTCGTCGATGACCAGGGTGCGGCCGGGTTGGTCGATGGCGTGGTTGCACAGCGACAGGTCGCGCGAGACCTGCGACTGGTCGACACCGACCTGCGCCTTGAACCAGACCCGGTCGCGGTCGATCAGCGAGATGGACGCGGCCGACACGCCGCACAGCATCACCGCGAGGCGGACGATGTCGTCGAACGCGCGCTCGGGACCGGAATCGACGATCGCATACGCATCCAGGGCCGCCTGCCGTGCGGCCTCGATGTCGCTTGCCTGCGCCGGAAAGTAGGCTGCCATGACGGCCCACAATTGCGCCGTCCCGCGGAGGCGTCAAGTCACGGCGGTCACACGCAGCGACGAGCGCGGGCGTTGCCGGCGCCCTGCCCGTCCGACAGCTGAACCGCCCGCGCCTCAGGCCTCTTCGAGCAGCTGCGCCAGCGCCTCGACCACGTCGGCCAGTTCGGCCGCATCGTGCAGGTGCCCGACCAGTTCCTCGCCCAGCTGCAGGCTGTCCGCCTCGGCGCGCTGCAGCAGCATGCCGCCGTCGCGCTTCAGCCGCGCGATCAGCTGGCCGGCGTCCTTGGGCGAGGCGAAGCCGATGCTCTGCACCAGCACGCGTTCGCCGTCGACGAACTTGAAGTAGAAGCGGCCGTCGTTCTCGCGGTACTGCTTGAACGTGGGCAGCACCGTCTTTTCCTTGCGCGCCTTGGCGCCGGTGGCCGCATTCGACAGGTCGCGCAGCCCCACCGCTTCGCGCAGGCGCGCCAGCAACGGCGTGGCGTGCTGCGCGCGCAGGCGCGCGGCGCCTTCGCGCAGGATCGCCTCGATCTCCGCCGGCTTCGCCATCAGCGTCTCGTAGTGTTCGCGCAGCGGCGCGACTTCGTCGTCGATGCGTTCGAACAGCTTCTGCTTGGCGTCGCCCCAGCCGATGCCGTCGGCGTAGGCCTGGCGCATCGCCGCGGTTTCCTGCGCCGACGCGAACGCCTGGTACAGCTGGAACACGTTGGAATTGGCGGCGTCCTTCGCCTCGCCTGGCGCGCGCGAGTCGGTGACGATGCCGGCGATCAGCTTCTTCAACTGCTCGCGCGGCACGAACAGCGGGATGGTGTTGTCGTAGCTCTTGCTCATCTTGCGGCCGTCGAGGCCGGGCAGCGTCGCCACGTGCTCCTCGATCGCCGCTTCCGGCAGCGTGAAGTGTTCGCCGTAGAGATGGTTGAAGCGCTGGCCGAAGTCGCGCGCCATCTCGATGTGCTGTACCTGGTCGCGGCCGACCGGCACCTTGTGCGCGTTGAACAGCAGGATGTCCGCGGCCATCAGCACCGGGTACATGAAGAGGCCGGCGGTGATCGCGGCATCGTCGTCGACGCCTTCGGCGCGGTTCTTGTCGACCGAGGCCTTGTAGGCATGCGCGCGGTTGAGGATGCCCTTGCCGGCGACGCAACTGAGGAACCAGGTGAGTTCGGGGATCTCGGGGATGTCGCTCTGGCGGTAGAACCACACCGACTTCGGGTCGAGGCCGCAGGCCAGCCACGTCGCCGCGATCTCCAGCGTCGAACGCTGCACGCGCGCCGGATCGGTGACCTTGATCAGGGCGTGGTAATCGGCGAGGAAGTAGTAGCTCTCCACCTGCGGATCGCGGCTGGCGACGACGGCCGGGCGGATCGCGCCAACGTAG
It encodes:
- a CDS encoding GGDEF domain-containing protein, with the translated sequence MAAYFPAQASDIEAARQAALDAYAIVDSGPERAFDDIVRLAVMLCGVSAASISLIDRDRVWFKAQVGVDQSQVSRDLSLCNHAIDQPGRTLVIDDLDLDPIPAAKRRRLGGRPPRFYAGVPLLSPDGHPLGTLSVADVEPRHLTSAQVEGLELLARQTQHLLELRRLMLEQGQQLSAREAAARHAEQARAELQRRHEELLRSATRDPLTGLLNRAAMEEMLAETLTRDPSERTPYTLLLLDIDHFKLVNDVHGHLAGDQALRAVADAVTESIRKSDIAVRFGGEEILVYLPGSALDGAAEVAYRIRERVAHAPLPFAVTVSIGIAAGDPRRDLPEQTFDRADQALYRAKAGGRDRVAVDDTPRFISIDPD